From one Lolium rigidum isolate FL_2022 chromosome 4, APGP_CSIRO_Lrig_0.1, whole genome shotgun sequence genomic stretch:
- the LOC124707497 gene encoding tubby-like F-box protein 8, whose product MSFRSIVRDVRDGFGSLSRRSFEVTISGLSGLAGGGGGHRGRSQSTVHELRDAVDVVVQESSWASLPPELLRDVVRRLEASESTWPARRHVVSCAAVCKAWREMCTEIVTSPEFCGKLTFPVSLKQPGPRDGMIQCFIKRDKSKSTYHLYLCLSNAVLMENGKFLLSAKRNRKTTCTEYVISMDADNISRSSSTYIGKLRSNFLGTKFIVYDTQPPYNGAVVPSVGRSSRRFNSKKVSPKVPSGSYNIAQVTYELNVLGTRGPRRMNCIMQSIPASSVEPGGIVPGQPDQIMPRALEESFRSMTSFSKSSIMDRSMDFSSSRDFSSARFSDIGGGAIMGSEDGQNKERPLVLRNKVPRWHEQLQCWCLNFRGRVTIASVKNFQLIAAPSQPPAGAPTPSQPAPAEQDKIILQFGKVSKDMFTMDYRYPLSAFQAFAICLSSFDTKLACE is encoded by the exons ATGTCGTTCCGCAGCATAGTCCGCGACGTCAGGGACGGCTTCGGGAGCCTGTCGCGGCGGAGCTTCGAGGTGACCATCTCGGGCCTCTccggcctcgccggcggcggcgggggccacaGGGGGAGGTCCCAGAGCACGGTGCACGAGCTCCGGGACGCCGTCGACGTCGTGGTGCAGGAGAGCAGCTGGGCCAGCCTCCCTCCGGAGCTCCTCCGGGACGTGGTCCGCAGGCTCGAGGCCAGCGAGAGCACCTGGCCGGCGCGCAGGCACGTCGTGTCCTGCGCGGCCGTCTGCAAGGCGTGGAGGGAGATGTGCACGGAGATCGTCACCAGCCCCGAGTTCTGCGGGAAGCTCACCTTCCCGGTTTCCCTGAAGCAG CCTGGCCCCCGAGATGGAATGATTCAGTGTTTTATAAAGCGGGATAAATCAAAGTCTACTTACCATCTCTACTTGTGCCTCAGCAATG CGGTACTTATGGAGAATGGAAAATTCCTCTTGTCTGCTAAAAGGAACCGCAAGACAACTTGCACAGAATATGTTATCTCTATGGATGCTGACAACATCTCGAGATCAAGCAGCACATATATTGGAAAACTAAG ATCAAACTTCCTCGGCACAAAATTTATAGTCTATGACACACAGCCACCTTATAATGGGGCTGTAGTTCCTTCCGTTGGAAGGAGTAGCCGGAGATTCAATTCCAAGAAAGTCTCTCCCAAGGTGCCATCTGGTAGTTACAACATAGCTCAAGTGACTTATGAGCTGAATGTTCTTGGCACAAGGGGCCCTAGGCGGATGAATTGCATCATGCAGTCCATACCTGCCTCCTCAGTTGAGCCTGGTGGCATAGTCCCTGGGCAGCCTGACCAGATTATGCCCCGAGCATTAGAGGAGTCGTTTCGCAGCATGACCTCCTTCTCCAAGTCATCCATCATGGACCGGTCCATGGATTTCAGTAGTTCCCGTGATTTCAGCAGCGCCCGCTTTTCTGACATTGGCGGAGGCGCCATAATGGGTAGCGAAGACGGACAAAATAAGGAGAGGCCACTAGTGCTTCGCAACAAGGTTCCGAGGTGGCACGAGCAGCTGCAATGCTGGTGTCTCAACTTCCGTGGCCGTGTGACCATTGCCTCCGTGAAGAACTTCCAGCTGATTGCGGCGCCAAGCCAGCCCCCAGCAGGGGCTCCAACTCCGTCGCAGCCTGCTCCAGCAGAGCAGGACAAGATTATTCTGCAGTTCGGCAAGGTGTCCAAAGATATGTTCACCATGGACTACCGCTACCCGCTCTCGGCGTTCCAGGCATTCGCCATCTGCTTGAGTAGTTTCGACACCAAGCTGGCCTGTGAATAA